One part of the Pseudomonadota bacterium genome encodes these proteins:
- a CDS encoding ThiF family adenylyltransferase: MRVTVCGIGTIGANLIEHLARQAQPGDVLRVIDFDKVEAANLLNQPWQRHQIGHPKTRALDELVARFSGASVETVQKRLTSENAARLLGESDIVIDAFDNREARAAVSEACRAAALPCIHAGLHPSGYAEVVWDERYTAPEADGTDACALRQARSLSLLAVAAVARVIERWRSDGTKISYTITSGDLQISPM; this comes from the coding sequence ATGCGCGTAACCGTCTGCGGCATCGGAACCATCGGGGCGAACCTCATCGAGCATCTCGCGCGGCAGGCCCAGCCCGGCGATGTGCTTCGCGTGATCGACTTCGACAAGGTCGAGGCGGCCAATCTCCTCAACCAGCCGTGGCAGCGTCACCAGATCGGTCATCCCAAGACCCGCGCCCTCGACGAGCTGGTGGCCCGCTTCAGCGGCGCGTCGGTGGAGACCGTGCAGAAGCGTCTCACGTCAGAGAACGCGGCACGCCTGCTGGGGGAGAGCGACATCGTGATCGACGCCTTTGACAACCGCGAGGCGCGGGCGGCAGTCAGTGAAGCCTGTCGGGCCGCGGCGCTGCCGTGCATCCATGCCGGCCTCCACCCCAGCGGATACGCCGAGGTGGTGTGGGACGAGCGCTACACCGCGCCCGAAGCCGACGGCACAGACGCCTGCGCGCTGCGGCAGGCGCGATCGCTCTCGCTTCTGGCCGTGGCGGCTGTGGCCCGCGTGATCGAGCGCTGGCGCAGCGATGGCACGAAGATCTCGTACACCATCACGTCAGGCGACCTGCAGATCAGCCCCATGTGA